A window of Fictibacillus halophilus contains these coding sequences:
- a CDS encoding glycoside hydrolase family 32 protein: MAKYTEPKYRTILEAKENELESLKGMSANSLWKPAYHIHPQFGLINDPNGLAYFNGEFHVFYQWYPFDAMHGMKHWAYVKSSDLVNWERQPVALVPVEDYESHGAYSGASLEVNGKLYMYYTGNIKYSAEERSANQCLAIMEKDGTITKYANNPVIEGVPEGYTGHVRDPKVFEKDGSYYMLLGAQRADLTGAIIVYESENAVDWHFKGELKLALDLPNSVYMLECPDYFEVSGKDVLIVSPQGLNAYGHNYHNLYNVISVIGKLDLERLTFEVETYHELDKGFDFYAPQSFTGKNNERLLFAWAGMGEVEYPTDKEKWAHCLSIPRELEVVGGKLRQKPADALKQLRVRSESSEIEIVAGAVELQNSSDQYELELELSDIEANQFGVELFTSETEGLVLTFDREKQTVSVNREKFDAAFGGDFGYVRSSELAIADSVKIHVFVDHSIAEIFINDGEVVFTTRVFPKKESKGIKVFSDDKLRGSYTKHELSQGITV; encoded by the coding sequence ATGGCAAAATATACGGAACCAAAATATAGAACGATCTTGGAAGCAAAAGAAAATGAATTGGAAAGTTTAAAAGGGATGTCGGCTAATTCCCTATGGAAGCCGGCTTATCATATACACCCTCAGTTCGGATTGATTAACGACCCGAACGGTCTTGCGTATTTTAACGGCGAGTTTCATGTGTTTTACCAGTGGTATCCGTTTGATGCTATGCACGGCATGAAGCACTGGGCGTATGTGAAATCAAGCGATCTCGTAAACTGGGAGAGACAGCCCGTCGCACTTGTTCCAGTAGAGGACTACGAATCACATGGTGCGTATTCAGGAGCGTCCCTTGAAGTGAATGGAAAGCTGTACATGTATTACACAGGCAATATCAAGTATAGTGCAGAAGAGAGATCGGCTAACCAGTGCTTGGCGATCATGGAAAAAGACGGCACGATTACGAAATATGCTAACAACCCTGTGATCGAAGGAGTTCCAGAAGGGTATACGGGGCACGTTCGGGATCCGAAGGTCTTTGAAAAAGACGGAAGCTATTACATGTTATTAGGTGCACAACGCGCTGACCTTACAGGTGCAATCATTGTCTATGAATCTGAAAATGCAGTGGATTGGCATTTTAAAGGTGAACTGAAGCTAGCGTTAGATCTGCCAAATTCCGTGTATATGCTAGAGTGCCCTGATTACTTCGAGGTTAGCGGGAAAGATGTACTCATTGTCTCTCCGCAAGGCTTGAATGCTTATGGGCACAACTATCATAATCTATATAATGTAATCTCTGTTATCGGAAAGTTAGATCTTGAGAGACTTACATTCGAGGTAGAAACATATCACGAACTGGATAAAGGTTTTGACTTTTACGCACCACAATCGTTCACAGGAAAAAATAATGAACGTCTTTTATTCGCTTGGGCTGGAATGGGAGAGGTCGAGTACCCAACAGACAAAGAAAAATGGGCGCATTGCCTTTCGATTCCACGCGAGCTCGAGGTTGTAGGTGGAAAGCTTCGTCAAAAACCAGCTGATGCGTTAAAACAGTTAAGGGTACGATCGGAATCCTCTGAGATAGAGATTGTGGCGGGAGCTGTTGAGCTACAGAATTCGTCAGATCAATACGAGTTGGAGCTTGAACTTAGCGATATAGAAGCGAACCAGTTTGGCGTAGAATTGTTTACATCTGAAACGGAAGGTCTAGTCCTAACGTTTGACCGAGAAAAACAAACCGTCTCTGTGAACCGTGAAAAATTTGATGCAGCATTTGGCGGCGATTTCGGATATGTGCGAAGTTCAGAGCTTGCGATTGCTGATTCAGTTAAGATTCACGTGTTTGTTGATCACAGCATAGCAGAAATTTTTATTAATGATGGCGAAGTTGTGTTTACGACAAGAGTGTTTCCTAAAAAAGAATCAAAAGGAATCAAAGTGTTTAGTGATGATAAGTTGAGGGGTAGCTATACGAAGCACGAGCTATCTCAAGGAATCACGGTTTAA
- a CDS encoding putative hydro-lyase — MNALDRISPAEARDLIRRGEWRKPTSGLANGYTQGNLVVLPKDLAFEFLLFCQRNPKPCPVLDVTEPGSAVPALVAPNADLRVDIPKYNVYRHGELVEECTDIKKLWNEDMVGFLLGCSFTFEHALMNNGIPVRHIERECNVPMFKTNMDCVKAGRFEGPMVVSMRPVPEKDVVRAVQVTSRFPSVHGAPVHIGNPEAIGIQDLYQPDFGDPVQIHDGEVPVFWACGVTPQAVAMHVKPEIMITHAPGHMFITDVRDEKYGVL; from the coding sequence TTGAACGCACTGGATCGTATTAGCCCCGCTGAAGCCCGTGATTTGATACGGCGCGGTGAGTGGAGAAAGCCAACAAGCGGACTCGCAAATGGTTATACACAAGGAAATCTTGTCGTGTTGCCGAAAGATCTGGCATTTGAGTTTCTGTTGTTCTGTCAGCGAAACCCAAAGCCTTGTCCGGTGCTTGATGTTACGGAGCCTGGTTCCGCCGTTCCCGCGTTAGTTGCGCCGAACGCTGACTTAAGAGTGGACATTCCGAAGTATAACGTCTATCGTCACGGCGAACTCGTTGAAGAGTGTACGGATATCAAAAAGCTTTGGAACGAAGATATGGTCGGCTTCCTTCTCGGGTGCAGCTTTACGTTTGAGCACGCCTTGATGAATAACGGCATCCCTGTTCGTCACATCGAGCGTGAATGCAATGTTCCGATGTTTAAAACAAACATGGATTGTGTGAAAGCTGGACGATTTGAAGGTCCCATGGTGGTGAGTATGCGTCCCGTTCCTGAAAAAGATGTGGTTCGAGCTGTGCAAGTGACGAGCCGCTTCCCTTCTGTTCATGGTGCACCTGTTCATATCGGAAATCCCGAAGCCATCGGGATTCAGGATCTGTATCAGCCCGATTTTGGTGACCCTGTTCAGATTCATGATGGTGAGGTTCCTGTGTTTTGGGCATGTGGGGTAACGCCTCAAGCTGTTGCGATGCATGTGAAGCCTGAGATCATGATCACACACGCGCCAGGACACATGTTCATTACCGATGTTCGTGATGAAAAGTATGGGGTTTTGTAG
- a CDS encoding carbohydrate kinase family protein: MSKLFSIGEVLIDFIPEQKGVALKDVISFERAPGGAPANVAAAVAKFGHDASMITKLGHDAFGDFLIEQLTKAGVETDKISRTKEANTGLAFVSLKDNGERDFSFYRKPSADLLLSKEEIDEKWFSEGDILHFCSVDLVESPMKETHRTAVQYVKKNGGIVSFDPNVRLPLWESATDCRNAIHEFLPHAHIVKVSDEELEFITGIHDVDEAIQSMFVGDVQAVVYTKGAAGADLYVRDTKWESSGYKIEVQDTTGAGDAFIGGFLYKLLEAEATLENLVNVLQEHHKEILQFANASGALTASGKGAISALPNQEQVLELTDKS; the protein is encoded by the coding sequence ATGTCAAAACTATTTTCAATCGGTGAAGTATTAATCGATTTTATTCCAGAACAAAAAGGTGTTGCCTTAAAAGATGTAATTTCGTTTGAACGTGCTCCTGGTGGGGCTCCGGCCAATGTTGCTGCTGCAGTTGCGAAATTTGGACATGATGCTTCGATGATTACAAAACTTGGTCACGATGCGTTTGGTGATTTTCTTATCGAACAGCTGACAAAAGCAGGGGTAGAGACGGATAAGATCTCTCGAACAAAAGAAGCGAATACAGGGCTTGCGTTTGTTTCGTTAAAAGATAACGGTGAGCGCGATTTCTCCTTTTACCGAAAACCTTCTGCTGATCTGCTTCTGAGTAAAGAAGAGATCGATGAGAAGTGGTTTAGTGAAGGAGACATCCTTCATTTCTGTTCCGTGGACCTTGTGGAAAGTCCAATGAAAGAGACACATCGGACAGCGGTTCAGTATGTAAAGAAAAACGGCGGAATCGTGAGTTTTGACCCTAACGTGAGATTGCCTTTATGGGAGAGCGCGACAGATTGCCGGAATGCGATTCATGAGTTTTTGCCGCACGCACATATTGTGAAAGTGTCCGATGAGGAGCTGGAATTCATCACAGGAATCCATGATGTTGATGAAGCCATTCAATCAATGTTTGTAGGTGATGTGCAAGCAGTTGTGTATACGAAGGGTGCAGCAGGAGCTGACCTCTACGTCAGAGATACAAAGTGGGAATCATCAGGGTACAAGATTGAAGTTCAGGATACAACGGGTGCAGGTGATGCGTTTATCGGTGGATTTTTGTATAAACTGCTAGAGGCAGAAGCTACACTTGAGAATTTAGTAAACGTACTCCAAGAGCACCATAAAGAAATTTTGCAGTTTGCGAATGCAAGCGGTGCATTAACGGCAAGTGGAAAAGGTGCGATCTCAGCATTGCCGAATCAGGAACAAGTCTTGGAACTAACAGATAAGAGTTGA
- a CDS encoding NRAMP family divalent metal transporter, with translation MKKESKASILLGAAFLMATSAIGPGFLIQTTHFTSILAASFGFVILTSIIIDIGAQMNVWRIIAVSEKRAQDIANAVFPGLGVFLAILIVIGGLAFNIGNVAGAGLGLNVLFGISDQTGAILSGVIAILIFVVREAGKAMDRFTQVAGFVMIALTLYVMFTAQPPVGEAVVKTFVPDKIDILAIVTLVGGTVGGYITFAGAHRLLDAGIKGKESLGEVTRSSVSAIGIASIMRIFLFLASLGIVAQGLAIDPANPPASVFKLAAGNVGYKMFGIVLWAAAITSVVGAAYTSVSFIRTLNPLFEKYSKWLTIGFISVSTIVFALVGKPVAILILVGALNGLILPISLGVILIAAYKPKIVGDYKHPMWMTLFGVVIVLVMAAMSVYTMYTEIPKLFA, from the coding sequence ATGAAAAAAGAGTCAAAAGCAAGTATTCTGCTAGGAGCCGCGTTTTTGATGGCAACATCCGCCATCGGACCAGGTTTTTTAATTCAAACGACACATTTCACATCCATTCTTGCGGCAAGTTTTGGTTTTGTCATTTTAACATCTATTATTATTGATATTGGAGCACAGATGAACGTATGGCGCATTATTGCCGTTTCTGAAAAGCGTGCGCAAGATATCGCAAACGCTGTTTTTCCGGGCCTAGGTGTTTTCCTAGCTATCTTAATCGTAATCGGAGGTCTTGCGTTTAATATCGGAAACGTTGCGGGAGCTGGTCTTGGTTTAAATGTTTTGTTCGGTATTTCCGATCAGACAGGAGCTATTTTAAGTGGTGTTATCGCTATTTTAATATTCGTTGTTCGTGAAGCAGGAAAAGCAATGGACCGTTTCACTCAAGTGGCAGGTTTCGTTATGATCGCACTAACTCTTTACGTGATGTTCACTGCTCAGCCTCCAGTTGGAGAAGCCGTTGTAAAAACATTTGTACCTGACAAGATTGATATCCTTGCCATTGTTACGCTAGTCGGTGGAACAGTCGGCGGATACATCACGTTTGCTGGTGCTCACCGTTTACTCGATGCTGGAATTAAAGGAAAAGAAAGCTTAGGCGAAGTAACACGCAGCTCAGTTTCCGCGATTGGTATTGCATCTATCATGCGTATCTTCTTATTCTTGGCTTCTCTTGGGATCGTCGCACAAGGATTGGCGATTGACCCAGCAAACCCGCCAGCTTCTGTTTTTAAATTAGCTGCAGGAAACGTTGGATATAAAATGTTTGGTATTGTTTTGTGGGCAGCGGCCATCACATCTGTAGTTGGTGCGGCTTATACATCGGTTTCATTTATCCGCACGTTGAATCCTTTGTTTGAAAAATACAGCAAATGGCTCACGATCGGATTCATCTCCGTATCTACGATTGTCTTTGCGTTAGTAGGAAAGCCTGTTGCCATATTGATTTTAGTTGGTGCATTGAACGGTCTAATCTTACCGATTTCTTTAGGTGTTATTCTAATCGCAGCTTACAAGCCAAAAATCGTCGGAGATTACAAACACCCGATGTGGATGACGTTGTTCGGTGTTGTAATCGTCCTTGTTATGGCTGCTATGAGTGTGTATACGATGTATACAGAAATTCCGAAGCTGTTCGCTTAA